One Kineococcus radiotolerans SRS30216 = ATCC BAA-149 DNA window includes the following coding sequences:
- a CDS encoding EamA family transporter, translating to MSAALALLASALWGTSDFLGGSVSRRLRAAQVLAVSQVLSALVLLVVLAATGRVTSPPGSWIGWSVVAGVTWAAAMGALYTALARGTMGVVAPIASCGMLVPVVVSVAGGERPGALQLLGAALAVVGVVAAAGPDLTSSARGQGRATALALLAALLFGIEIYALARGSEVTVSGSLLGMRLSSVVLVVAVALAQRRRSTPVGGRDLLPLLGLGVLDLAATAAYALASTGGLVSVVAVLASLYPAVTLLLARRFHGERLSRVQAGGVGVVLAGAVLCALG from the coding sequence GTGAGCGCCGCCCTCGCCCTGCTGGCCAGCGCCCTGTGGGGCACCTCCGACTTCCTCGGCGGCAGCGTCAGCCGCCGCCTGCGGGCCGCGCAGGTCCTGGCGGTGTCCCAGGTCCTCTCCGCCCTCGTCCTCCTGGTCGTCCTCGCCGCCACCGGCCGGGTGACCTCCCCCCCGGGCAGCTGGATCGGCTGGTCCGTCGTCGCCGGCGTGACGTGGGCCGCCGCGATGGGCGCGCTCTACACGGCCCTGGCGCGCGGCACGATGGGCGTGGTCGCCCCCATCGCCTCCTGCGGGATGCTCGTGCCCGTCGTCGTCTCCGTCGCCGGGGGTGAGCGCCCCGGGGCCCTGCAGCTGCTGGGCGCGGCGCTCGCCGTCGTGGGGGTGGTCGCCGCCGCCGGGCCGGACCTCACCTCCTCCGCGCGCGGCCAGGGCCGCGCCACCGCGCTCGCCCTGCTCGCCGCGCTGCTGTTCGGCATCGAGATCTACGCCCTCGCCCGCGGCAGCGAGGTCACCGTCTCGGGCTCGCTGCTGGGGATGCGGCTGTCCTCGGTGGTCCTGGTGGTGGCCGTGGCCCTGGCCCAGCGCCGCCGCTCGACCCCGGTGGGCGGGCGCGACCTGCTGCCCCTGCTGGGCCTGGGCGTCCTGGACCTCGCCGCGACCGCCGCCTACGCCCTCGCCTCCACCGGTGGCCTGGTCAGCGTCGTGGCCGTCCTCGCCTCCCTCTACCCCGCGGTGACGCTGCTGCTGGCCCGCCGCTTCCACGGCGAGCGCCTCAGCCGCGTCCAGGCGGGCGGGGTGGGGGTCGTCCTGGCGGGCGCGGTGCTCTGCGCCCTGGGCTGA
- a CDS encoding putative bifunctional diguanylate cyclase/phosphodiesterase, protein MLETDERPRPAIVRWQLPLHAVLLVAPLAFAVSTVPGVRPDDGYSFLLDGLLNNLAYGSAAVLCLVRSLTSPARRRTRFLLASALAVYGSGNVFWTVFVRPMPDQPYPSGADVGFLLFYPLVFAALIRVAGQRDGRHARSLWLDGVVGGLAVGAVAAAAVIGPIVSASGSWAAVATTSAYPALDLLLLLVLAAVLSLYGWRPPRGLWLLAAGLVLFVVADMAYLFSTAQGTYVSGGVTDGVWITGVVLMAFTPGWPSAPTGPRLPGWALLSLPVLSTVVALGVLVVDHSHPLHPVAIALAATAVLTALARLLFTFREVTRLAEHRELALTDDLTGLGNRRALYQRTPEVLSRAGEGASAALLLLDLDGFKEVNDSLGHQAGDALLRDVARRLGEAAGTEDSVVARLGGDEFAVVRVGAGTGEAVALAELLHETLRRPYAVEGVQVRARTSIGISVLPAASAELTTLLRQADVAMYHAKTQHLGTFAYCAEIDQFASGERLETAELLRSDIAARRMVVHYQPKVDVASGEVHGVEALVRWQHPRRGLLYPDAFLPVVESAGLMEDLTRAVLEQSLDQAAAWWRAGRPLAVAVNLSASSLGDVDLPDRVSRLLAERRLPARLLEIEITEDFLMADRERAQGILGGLRARGVRVAVDDYGTGYSSLAYLRELPIDDLKLDRSFLTDLTGDPRALAIVESTIALAHALGLRLVAEGVEDEVTSRGLVAAGCDVLQGWLYAKAMPPADLEAWLRGHDPRTVPSRPLSAPVLPVLAGGRS, encoded by the coding sequence GTGCTCGAAACCGACGAGCGACCACGGCCGGCCATCGTGCGCTGGCAACTGCCGCTGCACGCGGTGCTGCTCGTCGCGCCGCTGGCCTTCGCCGTCTCGACGGTCCCGGGGGTGCGGCCCGACGACGGGTACTCGTTCCTGCTCGACGGGTTGCTGAACAACCTCGCCTACGGGTCCGCCGCCGTCCTGTGCCTCGTGCGCAGCCTGACGAGCCCCGCCCGGCGCCGGACCCGGTTCCTGCTGGCCTCGGCGCTGGCCGTGTACGGCTCCGGCAACGTCTTCTGGACCGTCTTCGTGCGCCCGATGCCCGACCAGCCCTACCCCTCCGGCGCCGACGTCGGCTTCCTGCTCTTCTACCCCCTGGTCTTCGCCGCCCTCATCCGGGTGGCCGGCCAGCGCGACGGCCGCCACGCGCGCAGCCTGTGGCTGGACGGCGTGGTGGGCGGGCTCGCCGTCGGGGCGGTCGCCGCGGCCGCGGTCATCGGCCCCATCGTCTCCGCCTCCGGGTCGTGGGCCGCGGTCGCCACGACGTCGGCCTACCCCGCGCTGGACCTGCTCCTGCTCCTCGTGCTGGCCGCCGTCCTCTCCCTCTACGGGTGGCGGCCCCCCAGGGGGCTGTGGCTGCTGGCCGCCGGGCTCGTCCTCTTCGTCGTCGCCGACATGGCGTACCTGTTCTCCACCGCCCAGGGCACCTACGTCTCCGGCGGGGTCACCGACGGGGTCTGGATCACCGGGGTCGTGCTCATGGCCTTCACCCCCGGGTGGCCGTCCGCGCCCACCGGCCCGCGCCTGCCCGGGTGGGCCCTGCTCTCCCTGCCCGTGCTGTCCACCGTGGTGGCGCTCGGGGTCCTCGTCGTCGACCACAGCCACCCGCTGCACCCGGTGGCCATCGCCCTGGCCGCTACCGCCGTCCTCACCGCCCTGGCCCGCCTGCTGTTCACCTTCCGCGAGGTCACCCGCCTCGCCGAGCACCGGGAGCTGGCCCTCACCGACGACCTGACCGGCCTCGGCAACCGCCGCGCCCTGTACCAGCGCACGCCGGAGGTCCTGTCCCGGGCCGGGGAGGGGGCGAGCGCCGCCCTCCTGCTGCTGGACCTCGACGGGTTCAAGGAGGTCAACGACAGCCTCGGCCACCAGGCGGGGGACGCCCTGCTGCGCGACGTGGCCCGCCGCCTGGGCGAGGCGGCGGGCACCGAGGACAGCGTGGTGGCGCGCCTGGGCGGTGACGAGTTCGCCGTGGTGCGCGTCGGTGCGGGGACCGGGGAGGCCGTGGCCCTCGCCGAGCTGCTCCACGAGACCCTGCGCCGGCCCTACGCCGTCGAGGGCGTCCAGGTCCGCGCCCGCACCAGCATCGGCATCTCCGTGCTGCCGGCGGCCTCGGCGGAGCTGACGACGCTGCTGCGCCAGGCCGACGTGGCGATGTACCACGCCAAGACCCAGCACCTGGGGACGTTCGCCTACTGCGCGGAGATCGACCAGTTCGCCTCGGGGGAGCGGCTGGAGACCGCCGAGCTGCTGCGCTCCGACATCGCGGCCCGGCGCATGGTCGTGCACTACCAGCCCAAGGTCGACGTGGCCTCGGGCGAGGTGCACGGCGTCGAGGCCCTCGTCCGCTGGCAGCACCCCCGCCGCGGACTGCTCTACCCCGACGCCTTCCTGCCCGTGGTGGAGAGCGCCGGCCTCATGGAGGACCTGACCCGCGCGGTGCTGGAGCAGTCGCTGGACCAGGCCGCGGCCTGGTGGCGCGCCGGGCGGCCCCTGGCCGTCGCCGTCAACCTCTCGGCGTCCTCCCTGGGGGACGTCGACCTGCCCGACCGGGTGTCGCGGCTGCTGGCCGAGCGCCGGCTGCCCGCGCGCCTGCTGGAGATCGAGATCACGGAGGACTTCCTCATGGCCGACCGCGAACGCGCCCAGGGGATCCTGGGGGGCCTGCGCGCCCGCGGGGTCCGGGTGGCCGTCGACGACTACGGCACCGGCTACTCCTCGCTGGCGTACCTGCGCGAGCTGCCCATCGACGACCTGAAGCTGGACCGGTCCTTCCTCACCGACCTCACCGGCGACCCCCGCGCCCTGGCCATCGTCGAGTCGACGATCGCGCTGGCCCACGCGCTGGGGCTGCGCCTGGTCGCCGAGGGGGTCGAGGACGAGGTCACCAGCCGGGGGCTGGTCGCCGCGGGCTGCGACGTCCTGCAGGGGTGGCTCTACGCCAAGGCCATGCCCCCCGCCGACCTCGAGGCGTGGCTGCGGGGCCACGACCCGCGCACGGTGCCGAGCCGGCCGCTGAGCGCCCCGGTGCTGCCGGTGCTGGCCGGGGGCCGCTCGTGA
- a CDS encoding GNAT family N-acetyltransferase yields MSVSSVPRLEGAPAGGTAVRGIVEVEAAVVEGRAAVSAHLERFHDLHAHPATPPTAGVAWLRRVLPSAPPASVWAVHVDGGPGERAALVLVDRVDDGGRRTELLAGGGGHQASLAATTPAAAARLGQVLGEAAHRRGSALHLAELPDDPRVHALAAGAGAELLDALPVPEVRRPAEGEHLVSSGVRKNLRKTHNRLAHDGIGAEMSFSTDPAAFEAALPELEAAYRDRDEAHGVPCALDTPAGRDTWLARLRALGDLGRRELAVLRLDRELAAYVVGVPGGERYGIFDGRFVTRWARFSPGRLLEHEVLQRAFADPGVEVVDWMTGVAPETLLAVSGTRRRLVVRRGRPGVPVPRSAGGGGAAPLD; encoded by the coding sequence GTGAGCGTCTCGTCGGTGCCGCGCCTGGAGGGGGCCCCCGCGGGGGGGACCGCCGTGCGGGGGATCGTCGAGGTCGAGGCGGCCGTCGTCGAGGGCCGGGCCGCGGTCTCGGCCCACCTCGAGCGGTTCCACGACCTGCACGCCCACCCCGCGACCCCGCCCACCGCGGGCGTCGCGTGGCTGCGGCGGGTCCTGCCGAGCGCCCCGCCCGCGTCGGTGTGGGCCGTCCACGTCGACGGCGGGCCGGGGGAGCGGGCCGCGCTCGTCCTCGTCGACCGCGTCGACGACGGCGGGCGGCGCACCGAGCTGCTCGCCGGCGGCGGTGGGCACCAGGCGTCCCTCGCGGCGACGACCCCCGCGGCCGCGGCCCGGCTCGGGCAGGTGCTCGGGGAGGCCGCCCACCGGCGCGGCAGCGCGCTGCACCTCGCCGAGCTGCCCGACGACCCCCGCGTCCACGCCCTGGCCGCGGGGGCGGGGGCGGAGCTCCTCGACGCGCTGCCCGTGCCCGAGGTGCGGCGCCCGGCGGAGGGCGAGCACCTGGTCAGCTCCGGGGTGCGGAAGAACCTGCGCAAGACGCACAACCGCCTGGCCCACGACGGGATCGGCGCGGAGATGTCGTTCTCCACCGACCCGGCCGCCTTCGAGGCGGCCCTGCCCGAGCTGGAGGCGGCCTACCGCGACCGCGACGAGGCGCACGGCGTCCCCTGCGCGCTGGACACCCCCGCCGGGCGGGACACCTGGCTCGCCCGGCTGCGGGCGCTGGGCGACCTCGGCCGGCGGGAGCTGGCCGTCCTGCGCCTGGACAGGGAGCTGGCCGCCTACGTCGTCGGGGTGCCCGGGGGCGAGCGGTACGGGATCTTCGACGGCCGCTTCGTCACCCGCTGGGCGCGCTTCTCGCCCGGGCGCCTGCTGGAGCACGAGGTGCTCCAGCGCGCCTTCGCCGACCCCGGCGTGGAGGTCGTGGACTGGATGACGGGGGTGGCGCCGGAGACGCTGCTGGCCGTCAGCGGCACCCGTCGCCGGCTCGTCGTGCGGCGCGGGCGGCCCGGGGTGCCCGTGCCCCGCTCCGCGGGTGGCGGAGGTGCGGCCCCCCTCGACTAG
- the ettA gene encoding energy-dependent translational throttle protein EttA produces the protein MAEFIYVMSKARKAHGDKVILDDVSMSFFPGAKIGVVGPNGAGKSSVLKIMAGLDQPSNGEARLSPGYSVGILMQEPKLDETKTVLENVQDGLGELKVKMDRYNAIAEEMATNYTDELMAEMGELQEVLDHANAWDMDSQLEQAMDALRCPPGDADVSVLSGGEKRRVALCKLLLEAPDLLLLDEPTNHLDAESVTWLEQHLAKYPGAVLAVTHDRYFLDNVAQWILELDRGRAYPYEGNYSTYLEKKAARMEVQGKKDLKLAKRLKDELEWVRSNAKGRQTKSKARLNRYEEMAAEAERTRKLDFEEIQIPAGPRLGSVVIEAKNLKKSFGERTLIDGLSFSLPRNGIVGVIGPNGVGKTTLFKTIVGLEELDSGELKIGETVKLSYVDQSRGGLDPDKNLWETVSDGLDYIQVGNQEMPSRAYVSAFGFKGPDQQKPTGVLSGGERNRLNLALTLKEGGNVLLLDEPTNDLDVETLGSLENALLEFPGCAVVVSHDRWFLDRVVTHILAYEGTEENPANWYWFEGNFAGYEANKIERLGPDAARPHRVTYRKLTRD, from the coding sequence GTGGCGGAATTCATCTACGTGATGTCCAAGGCTCGCAAGGCGCACGGGGACAAGGTCATCCTCGACGACGTCTCGATGTCGTTCTTCCCCGGCGCCAAGATCGGCGTCGTGGGCCCCAACGGTGCGGGCAAGTCCAGCGTGCTGAAGATCATGGCGGGGCTCGACCAGCCCTCCAACGGCGAGGCCCGCCTCTCGCCGGGCTACAGCGTCGGCATCCTCATGCAGGAGCCGAAGCTCGACGAGACCAAGACGGTCCTCGAGAACGTCCAGGACGGCCTGGGCGAGCTCAAGGTCAAGATGGACCGCTACAACGCCATCGCCGAGGAGATGGCGACGAACTACACCGACGAGCTCATGGCCGAGATGGGCGAGCTGCAGGAGGTCCTCGACCACGCCAACGCGTGGGACATGGACTCCCAGCTCGAGCAGGCCATGGACGCGCTGCGCTGCCCGCCGGGCGACGCCGACGTCTCGGTGCTCTCCGGCGGCGAGAAGCGCCGCGTGGCGCTGTGCAAGCTGCTGCTGGAGGCGCCGGACCTGCTGCTGCTCGACGAGCCCACCAACCACCTCGACGCCGAGTCGGTGACCTGGCTGGAGCAGCACCTGGCGAAGTACCCCGGCGCCGTCCTGGCCGTCACCCACGACCGGTACTTCCTGGACAACGTCGCGCAGTGGATCCTCGAGCTCGACCGCGGCCGCGCCTACCCCTACGAGGGCAACTACTCCACCTACCTGGAGAAGAAGGCCGCCCGCATGGAGGTCCAGGGCAAGAAGGACCTCAAGCTGGCCAAGCGCCTCAAGGACGAGCTGGAGTGGGTCCGCTCCAACGCCAAGGGCCGCCAGACCAAGTCCAAGGCGCGTCTGAACCGCTACGAGGAGATGGCCGCCGAGGCCGAGCGCACCCGGAAGCTCGACTTCGAGGAGATCCAGATCCCGGCCGGCCCGCGCCTGGGGTCGGTCGTCATCGAGGCGAAGAACCTCAAGAAGTCCTTCGGCGAGCGCACCCTCATCGACGGCCTGTCGTTCTCGCTGCCCCGCAACGGCATCGTCGGGGTCATCGGGCCCAACGGCGTCGGCAAGACGACGCTGTTCAAGACGATCGTCGGTCTGGAGGAGCTCGACTCCGGCGAGCTCAAGATCGGCGAGACGGTCAAGCTGTCCTACGTCGACCAGTCCCGCGGGGGGCTGGACCCGGACAAGAACCTGTGGGAGACCGTCTCCGACGGCCTGGACTACATCCAGGTCGGCAACCAGGAGATGCCCTCGCGCGCCTACGTCTCGGCGTTCGGCTTCAAGGGCCCGGACCAGCAGAAGCCGACCGGGGTCCTCTCCGGCGGGGAGCGCAACCGCCTCAACCTGGCCCTGACCCTCAAGGAGGGCGGCAACGTCCTGCTCCTGGACGAGCCGACCAACGACCTCGACGTGGAGACCCTCGGCTCGCTGGAGAACGCCCTCCTGGAGTTCCCCGGCTGCGCCGTCGTCGTCAGCCACGACCGGTGGTTCCTCGACCGCGTCGTGACGCACATCCTGGCCTACGAGGGCACCGAGGAGAACCCGGCGAACTGGTACTGGTTCGAGGGCAACTTCGCCGGCTACGAGGCCAACAAGATCGAGCGCCTGGGCCCGGACGCGGCGCGCCCGCACCGGGTGACGTACCGCAAGCTCACCCGCGACTGA
- a CDS encoding GGDEF domain-containing protein codes for MSRARPDTPFRLHLAVGVVLSLVCVLLPVGAGRDALYTAISFGCVAVMVVGVRRHAPLAPGGWWLVTAGIAVWACADLLWAVYTWVLGTSPFPSPADVLYLSSYVLIAAGFWRFVRARGGHGDREGLIDSAIFTVGFVLISWVLLMRPGLEAAGDSTAARVLAAAYPLGDVLLLALLVRLLTTAGARTAAFRWLVAANALLLVADSAYQYTSMTGTYSGGLTSLPWLLGYVAFAAAALHPSMRHLADGGGAEGGTRFTRGRLAALTLASLVSPGTLLLQLAVGAQLEAWAVALSSVVLFLLVVMRMSGLLRHLEGQASRLADLARTDALTGLPNRRTSDAELERLQTRSRAEGSPLCVAVLDLDRFKAFNDTFGHQAGDRLLVQSAQAWRGALEAGGAAAGPDRTALLGRWGGEEFVLLLLGHDLPASVAVVQALAATTPAGQTVSAGVARWDGLESAAEVFGRADAALYAAKTGGRDQVRAAGPAPVAEDGPAVEPVSRG; via the coding sequence GTGAGCCGTGCCCGTCCCGACACCCCGTTCCGCCTGCACCTGGCCGTCGGCGTCGTCCTGTCCCTCGTCTGCGTGCTGCTGCCCGTCGGCGCGGGTCGCGACGCCCTGTACACCGCCATCAGCTTCGGCTGCGTGGCGGTGATGGTCGTCGGGGTGCGCCGGCACGCGCCGCTGGCCCCCGGGGGGTGGTGGCTGGTCACGGCCGGCATCGCGGTGTGGGCCTGCGCGGACCTGCTGTGGGCGGTCTACACCTGGGTCCTGGGCACGTCGCCGTTCCCCTCCCCCGCCGACGTCCTGTACCTCAGCAGCTACGTCCTCATCGCCGCGGGGTTCTGGCGGTTCGTGCGGGCCCGCGGCGGTCACGGTGACCGGGAGGGCCTGATCGACTCCGCGATCTTCACGGTCGGCTTCGTCCTCATCAGCTGGGTCCTGCTGATGCGCCCGGGCCTGGAGGCCGCCGGGGACTCCACCGCCGCCCGGGTCCTGGCCGCGGCCTACCCGCTGGGCGACGTGCTGCTGCTGGCCCTGCTGGTGCGGCTGCTGACCACGGCGGGGGCGCGGACCGCGGCGTTCCGCTGGCTGGTGGCGGCCAACGCGCTGCTGCTGGTCGCGGACTCCGCCTACCAGTACACCTCGATGACGGGGACGTACTCCGGCGGGCTCACCTCGCTGCCGTGGCTGCTGGGCTACGTGGCCTTCGCCGCGGCCGCGCTGCACCCCTCGATGCGCCACCTCGCCGACGGCGGCGGCGCCGAGGGGGGGACCCGCTTCACCCGCGGGCGCCTCGCCGCGCTGACGCTGGCCAGCCTCGTCTCCCCCGGGACGCTGCTGCTCCAGCTCGCCGTCGGGGCGCAGCTGGAGGCGTGGGCGGTGGCCCTGTCGTCGGTGGTGCTGTTCCTGCTGGTCGTGATGCGGATGTCGGGGCTGCTGCGCCACCTGGAGGGGCAGGCCTCGCGCCTGGCCGACCTGGCCCGTACCGACGCCCTCACCGGCCTGCCCAACCGCCGCACCAGCGACGCGGAGCTGGAACGGCTGCAGACGCGCTCGCGCGCGGAGGGGTCGCCGCTGTGCGTGGCGGTCCTCGACCTCGACCGCTTCAAGGCCTTCAACGACACCTTCGGCCACCAGGCCGGGGACCGCCTGCTGGTGCAGTCCGCCCAGGCGTGGCGGGGGGCGCTGGAGGCCGGCGGCGCCGCCGCCGGCCCGGACCGCACCGCGCTGCTGGGCCGCTGGGGCGGGGAGGAGTTCGTCCTGCTGCTGCTCGGGCACGACCTGCCGGCGTCGGTGGCGGTGGTGCAGGCCCTGGCCGCCACCACCCCCGCGGGGCAGACGGTGTCCGCGGGCGTGGCGCGCTGGGACGGCCTGGAGTCGGCCGCGGAGGTCTTCGGCCGCGCCGACGCCGCGCTGTACGCGGCGAAGACCGGCGGGCGCGACCAGGTGCGCGCCGCCGGCCCGGCCCCCGTGGCGGAGGACGGGCCGGCGGTGGAACCCGTCAGTCGCGGGTGA
- a CDS encoding acyl-CoA thioesterase, with protein MTASPLLPVLDVRPADDAGGAGDVFTGPNLPHWRPRLFGGQVLGQVAVAAGRTVPEDRDLHSLHAYFLRPGDPRVPVVFAVERLRDGRSFSARRVQAVQDGVPILSGIASFQTAAEGLEHHEPAPDVPGPEDLTSDYVLLDALDHPAARQLGRGRHVELRHVEPALYTDPDPERRAGQAVWFRLDAPLPGPDLLHRAALAYASDLSVLEPVLRRHGLAWAAPGMSVASLDHAMWWHRPARADEWVLYVQESPSASGARGLSTGRMYDRAGRLIATVAQEGMVRVP; from the coding sequence GTGACCGCCTCGCCGCTGCTGCCCGTGCTCGACGTGCGACCCGCCGACGACGCGGGGGGCGCGGGGGACGTGTTCACCGGCCCCAACCTCCCGCACTGGCGTCCCCGGCTCTTCGGCGGCCAGGTGCTCGGCCAGGTCGCGGTGGCGGCCGGGCGGACCGTCCCCGAGGACCGCGACCTGCACTCGCTGCACGCCTACTTCCTGCGCCCGGGCGACCCGCGGGTCCCGGTGGTCTTCGCGGTGGAGCGCCTGCGCGACGGGCGGTCCTTCTCCGCGCGGCGGGTGCAGGCGGTGCAGGACGGGGTCCCGATCCTCTCCGGCATCGCCTCCTTCCAGACCGCCGCGGAGGGCCTGGAGCACCACGAACCGGCCCCCGACGTCCCCGGTCCGGAGGACCTGACCAGCGACTACGTCCTGCTCGACGCCCTGGACCACCCCGCGGCCCGCCAGCTCGGGCGCGGGCGCCACGTGGAGCTGCGCCACGTCGAACCCGCCCTCTACACCGACCCCGACCCCGAGCGCCGCGCCGGGCAGGCGGTCTGGTTCCGCCTCGACGCCCCCCTGCCGGGCCCGGACCTGCTGCACCGCGCGGCCCTGGCCTACGCCAGCGACCTCAGCGTCCTGGAGCCGGTGCTGCGCCGGCACGGCCTGGCGTGGGCGGCGCCGGGCATGAGCGTGGCGAGCCTGGACCACGCGATGTGGTGGCACCGCCCGGCCCGCGCCGACGAGTGGGTCCTGTACGTCCAGGAGAGCCCCAGCGCCTCGGGGGCACGGGGGTTGTCCACGGGCCGGATGTACGACCGGGCGGGCCGGCTGATCGCCACCGTCGCCCAGGAGGGCATGGTCCGGGTGCCCTGA
- a CDS encoding zinc-binding dehydrogenase, producing the protein MLAARAVRSSPDDPLSALEVADAPAADAPPGWVRVTVAAAALNRHDLWSLRGVGLPADRLPMVLGCDAAGTTDDGDEVVVHAVVSDDDFRGDETLDPRRTLLSERYPGTLAEHVWVPRRNLLPKPAGWSAERAASLGTAWLTAYRMLFTQARAVPGQTVLVQGAAGGVSNALIVLGAAAGLTVWVTGRDPQRRERALAWGAAATFASGERLPGRVDAVFETVGEATWEHSIRSLEPGGCVVVSGATTGGGPPAMLQNVFFTQLRVLGSTMGTRDEFQRLLRFCDTAGLEPEVDSVHALADARDAFARLESGEAVGKVLVRP; encoded by the coding sequence GTGCTCGCCGCCCGCGCCGTCCGCAGCAGCCCCGACGACCCGCTGTCCGCGCTGGAGGTCGCCGACGCCCCCGCCGCCGACGCGCCCCCGGGGTGGGTCCGGGTCACCGTGGCCGCCGCGGCGCTGAACCGGCACGACCTGTGGAGCCTGCGCGGGGTGGGCCTGCCCGCCGACCGGCTGCCGATGGTGCTGGGCTGCGACGCGGCGGGGACCACCGACGACGGCGACGAGGTCGTCGTGCACGCGGTGGTCTCCGACGACGACTTCCGCGGTGACGAGACCCTCGACCCCCGCCGGACGCTGCTGTCCGAGCGGTACCCGGGGACGCTGGCCGAGCACGTGTGGGTCCCGCGCCGGAACCTGCTGCCCAAGCCCGCGGGCTGGAGCGCGGAGCGCGCCGCGTCGCTGGGCACGGCCTGGCTGACCGCCTACCGGATGCTGTTCACCCAGGCCCGCGCGGTGCCGGGGCAGACGGTCCTCGTCCAGGGTGCCGCGGGCGGGGTGTCCAACGCGCTGATCGTCCTCGGGGCCGCGGCGGGCCTGACCGTGTGGGTCACCGGGCGGGACCCGCAGCGGCGGGAGCGGGCCCTGGCCTGGGGCGCGGCGGCGACGTTCGCGAGCGGGGAGCGGCTGCCCGGGCGGGTCGACGCCGTGTTCGAGACGGTGGGCGAGGCGACCTGGGAGCACTCGATCCGGTCGCTGGAGCCGGGCGGGTGCGTCGTCGTCTCCGGGGCCACCACCGGCGGCGGCCCGCCGGCGATGCTGCAGAACGTGTTCTTCACCCAGCTGCGGGTGCTGGGCTCGACGATGGGCACCCGCGACGAGTTCCAGCGGCTGCTGCGGTTCTGCGACACCGCCGGCCTGGAACCCGAGGTCGACTCCGTCCACGCCCTCGCCGACGCCCGGGACGCGTTCGCGCGCCTGGAGTCCGGTGAGGCCGTGGGGAAGGTGCTCGTCCGGCCCTGA